A window from Trinickia violacea encodes these proteins:
- a CDS encoding phosphate acetyltransferase, with the protein MEVKHAKYQQLIDACKALEPLPTAVAHPCDQNSLEGAVEAAQLGLIAPILVGPKARIEAVAADHRIEIAGYPIVDAPYSEASAAAAVQIVREGKAEALMKGSLHTDELMSAVVKRDTGLRTARRLSHCFVMDVPEYEQPLIITDAAINIAPTLEEKADILQNAIDLGHALQLPQVRVAILSAMETVNPTVPSTIEAAALCKMVDRRQITGALVDGPLALDNAIDLEAARIKQIDSPVAGRANVLLVPDLEAGNMLAKSLSFLAGADAAGIVVGARVPIILTSRADSVMTRLASCGVAVLVARARREHAKAIG; encoded by the coding sequence ATGGAAGTGAAACACGCGAAGTACCAGCAGCTGATCGACGCCTGCAAGGCACTGGAGCCGCTGCCGACCGCCGTCGCGCACCCGTGCGACCAGAACTCGCTCGAGGGCGCCGTCGAGGCCGCTCAGTTGGGGCTGATCGCGCCGATCCTGGTCGGCCCCAAGGCGCGGATCGAGGCGGTGGCCGCCGACCATCGGATCGAGATCGCCGGCTATCCGATCGTCGATGCGCCATACAGCGAGGCATCGGCGGCCGCCGCGGTGCAGATCGTGCGCGAAGGCAAGGCCGAAGCGCTGATGAAGGGGAGCCTCCACACCGACGAGCTGATGAGCGCAGTCGTGAAGCGCGACACCGGGCTGCGCACGGCGCGGCGCCTGTCCCACTGCTTCGTGATGGACGTGCCGGAGTACGAGCAGCCGCTCATCATCACCGATGCCGCGATCAATATCGCGCCGACGCTCGAGGAGAAAGCGGACATCCTGCAGAACGCGATCGATCTCGGTCATGCGCTGCAGCTTCCGCAGGTGCGCGTCGCGATCCTGTCGGCGATGGAAACCGTCAACCCGACGGTGCCGTCCACGATCGAAGCCGCTGCGCTGTGCAAGATGGTGGATCGCCGCCAGATCACTGGCGCGCTCGTCGATGGTCCGCTTGCGCTCGACAACGCGATCGACCTCGAAGCCGCGAGAATCAAGCAGATCGATTCGCCCGTTGCCGGGCGGGCCAACGTTCTGCTGGTCCCCGACCTCGAGGCGGGCAACATGCTCGCGAAGAGCCTGTCGTTTCTCGCCGGAGCCGATGCGGCCGGCATCGTGGTCGGCGCGCGCGTGCCGATCATCCTGACCAGCCGCGCCGATTCGGTGATGACGCGGCTTGCGTCGTGCGGGGTGGCGGTGCTCGTCGCCCGCGCCCGCCGCGAGCACGCCAAAGCAATCGGGTGA
- a CDS encoding acetate/propionate family kinase: MADIILVLNAGSSSLKFCVFEAQGGDLQLIVHGQVEELYTEPHFIATGIGCDSVTKKWGAGVVLGHEGAIETIGEFLRSQCASHRLIAVGHRVVHGGQGFASPARVTPAVLDALEKLVPLAPLHQPHSLKAIRIFRQHRPDIPQVACFDTAFHRTQTEVEQAYALPPSVTERGVRRYGFHGLSYEYIASVLPQFDGAAAAGRTVVAHLGNGASMCAIVAGKSVASTMGFTAVDGLPMGTRCGSLDPGVILYLLDELKMGARDIEDLIYRKSGLLGVSGVSSDMRALLASDDARAHFALELYAYRISRELGSLAAAMQGIDALVFTAGIGEHAGAIRERVVRRVAWLGAELDPAANEAGGPRISAASSRLPVWVIPTNEELMIARHTCDTLREQR, from the coding sequence ATGGCCGACATCATTCTGGTACTGAACGCGGGCTCGTCGAGCCTCAAGTTCTGTGTGTTCGAGGCGCAGGGCGGCGACTTGCAGCTGATCGTGCACGGACAGGTCGAGGAGCTCTACACCGAGCCGCACTTCATCGCCACCGGCATCGGCTGCGACAGCGTGACGAAGAAATGGGGCGCGGGCGTCGTGCTCGGGCACGAAGGCGCAATCGAGACCATCGGCGAATTCCTGCGCAGCCAATGCGCGAGCCATCGGCTCATCGCGGTCGGGCATCGTGTCGTGCACGGCGGGCAAGGGTTCGCGAGCCCCGCGCGTGTCACGCCCGCCGTGCTCGACGCGCTCGAAAAGCTGGTCCCGCTTGCTCCGCTGCATCAGCCGCACAGTCTGAAGGCGATCCGCATCTTCAGGCAGCACCGTCCCGACATTCCACAGGTTGCCTGCTTCGATACGGCGTTTCACCGCACGCAGACCGAGGTCGAGCAAGCCTACGCGCTGCCGCCTTCCGTCACGGAGCGGGGCGTGCGCCGCTATGGCTTTCACGGCTTGTCGTACGAGTACATCGCGAGCGTCTTGCCGCAGTTCGACGGGGCCGCGGCGGCCGGCCGAACCGTCGTCGCTCACCTCGGCAATGGGGCCAGCATGTGCGCGATCGTCGCGGGCAAGAGCGTCGCGAGCACGATGGGTTTCACAGCCGTCGATGGGCTGCCGATGGGTACGCGCTGCGGGAGCCTCGACCCAGGTGTGATCCTCTACCTGCTCGACGAGCTGAAAATGGGCGCGCGCGATATCGAGGACCTGATCTACCGGAAGTCGGGGCTCCTGGGTGTTTCCGGCGTGTCGAGCGACATGCGCGCGCTTCTTGCAAGCGACGATGCGCGGGCGCATTTCGCGCTCGAGCTCTATGCATACCGAATCTCTCGCGAGCTCGGCTCGCTCGCGGCCGCGATGCAGGGTATCGATGCGCTCGTCTTCACGGCCGGTATCGGCGAGCATGCGGGCGCGATTCGCGAGCGCGTCGTGCGCCGTGTCGCGTGGCTGGGGGCCGAGCTCGATCCCGCTGCCAACGAGGCAGGCGGCCCACGGATCAGCGCTGCGTCGAGCCGGCTGCCGGTATGGGTGATTCCGACCAACGAAGAGTTGATGATCGCGCGCCACACGTGCGACACGCTCCGCGAGCAGCGTTGA
- the fabI gene encoding enoyl-ACP reductase FabI, which translates to MTSVELRSPILAGAKALVTGIANENSIACGCAKAFKELGADLAVTYVNEKSKRYVGPLAQALEAPIFMPFDAASEGELEAVFERIEKEWGRLDILLHSIAWAPKDDLQGGLLNCSSEGFARAMDISCHSFVRMARLAAPLMKDGGTMLTMSYYGANKVVPNYNVMGPVKAALEACVRYLAYELGPRRIRVHAISPGPLMTRAASGLKDFDLLLNQAAARAPLGELVDIMDVGYTCAFLATPYARRVSGETLYIDGGVNIMA; encoded by the coding sequence ATGACATCAGTCGAGCTACGGAGTCCGATCCTGGCCGGCGCAAAAGCGCTCGTTACGGGCATCGCCAACGAAAATTCGATCGCCTGCGGCTGCGCCAAAGCGTTCAAGGAACTTGGCGCGGACCTCGCCGTCACCTACGTGAACGAGAAATCGAAGCGCTACGTGGGGCCGCTTGCGCAGGCGCTCGAAGCACCGATCTTCATGCCGTTCGACGCGGCGAGCGAGGGCGAGCTCGAAGCCGTGTTCGAGCGGATCGAGAAGGAGTGGGGCCGCCTCGACATCCTGCTTCATTCGATTGCCTGGGCGCCGAAGGACGACCTGCAAGGCGGCTTGCTCAACTGCTCGAGCGAAGGCTTCGCGAGGGCGATGGACATTTCCTGCCACTCGTTCGTGCGCATGGCGCGCCTCGCCGCGCCGCTCATGAAGGACGGCGGCACGATGTTGACGATGAGCTACTACGGCGCGAACAAGGTTGTGCCGAACTACAACGTGATGGGGCCGGTGAAGGCGGCGCTCGAAGCGTGCGTGCGCTATCTTGCATACGAGCTCGGGCCGCGGCGCATCCGTGTCCATGCGATCTCGCCGGGGCCGCTCATGACGCGGGCGGCGTCGGGTCTCAAGGACTTCGACCTGCTGCTCAACCAAGCGGCGGCGCGTGCGCCGCTCGGCGAACTCGTCGACATCATGGACGTCGGCTATACCTGCGCGTTTCTCGCGACGCCCTATGCGCGGCGCGTGTCGGGAGAGACGCTGTATATCGACGGCGGCGTCAACATCATGGCGTAG
- a CDS encoding RNA recognition motif domain-containing protein, protein MANLWMENVDADTSEDEIKEFLIRYGFPPFDAIQYVPGTGQSPAVVLSFNNVEEEALRLLQPRIHNIFWRDRTIIVQVIPPEREG, encoded by the coding sequence ATGGCCAATCTATGGATGGAAAATGTCGATGCCGACACTTCCGAAGACGAGATCAAGGAATTCCTGATCAGGTATGGATTTCCGCCGTTCGACGCAATTCAGTACGTGCCGGGGACGGGGCAGAGTCCCGCCGTGGTGCTGAGCTTCAACAACGTCGAAGAGGAGGCGTTGCGCCTGCTGCAGCCGCGCATCCACAACATCTTCTGGCGGGACCGCACGATTATCGTGCAGGTCATCCCTCCGGAGCGCGAAGGCTAA
- a CDS encoding response regulator has product MSGPTLTVVLIDDDKTIRRLIHTALHANGMTVVEAQTGQQGLALAGAKRADLVIVDLTLPDMDGIDVIRDLRSGSTVPVIVLSARSAEQDKVAALDAGADDYLTKPFGLSELTARIRARVRRGAGGSGGGWRATHFGAVTVDPSARKVLRGSETVHLSPIEYRLLAALVRHAGHVLTHQQLVQEAWGRPRANSYHCLRIYMSHLRKKLERDPARPEHIVTEAGVGYRLVGALADPVEPLSLRAPEG; this is encoded by the coding sequence ATGAGCGGGCCGACCCTTACCGTCGTGCTGATCGACGACGATAAAACCATTCGACGTCTCATCCATACCGCGCTGCATGCAAATGGGATGACCGTCGTCGAGGCGCAGACCGGGCAACAAGGTTTGGCGCTGGCCGGAGCGAAGCGCGCCGACCTCGTCATTGTCGATCTGACCCTGCCCGACATGGACGGCATCGATGTCATCCGCGATCTGCGCAGCGGGTCGACGGTGCCGGTGATCGTGCTGTCGGCGCGCAGCGCCGAGCAAGACAAAGTCGCCGCGCTCGATGCCGGCGCCGACGACTACCTCACCAAGCCGTTCGGCCTCTCGGAGCTGACAGCGCGCATTCGCGCGCGCGTGCGCCGAGGGGCCGGCGGCAGCGGCGGCGGGTGGCGCGCGACCCATTTCGGCGCCGTCACGGTCGACCCGAGCGCGCGCAAAGTCCTGCGCGGCAGCGAGACCGTCCATCTCAGCCCGATCGAATACCGGCTGCTCGCAGCGCTCGTACGCCACGCCGGGCACGTGCTCACGCATCAGCAGCTCGTACAGGAAGCGTGGGGACGGCCGCGCGCAAACAGCTACCACTGCCTGCGCATCTACATGAGCCATTTGCGCAAGAAGCTCGAGCGCGATCCGGCGCGCCCCGAGCACATCGTCACGGAGGCCGGCGTGGGCTACCGGCTCGTCGGCGCGCTGGCCGATCCGGTCGAGCCGCTTAGCCTTCGCGCTCCGGAGGGATGA
- the kdpB gene encoding potassium-transporting ATPase subunit KdpB, with the protein MFDPAIVKPALADSFKKLAPRHQLRNPVMFCVYVGSILTTILWAAALGGQAEAPAGFILAIALWLWFTVLFANFAEALAEGRSKAQAASLKSAKHNVVAKKLQEPHPKAAVRIMAASDLRREDVVLVEAGDTIPADGEVVEGVASVDESAITGESAPVIRESGGDFSSVTGGTRVLSDWIVVKVTANPGEAFLDRMIAMVEGAKRQKTPNEIALTILLVALTIVLLLATATLLPFSKFAVEAVKTGHVVTITALVALLVCLIPTTIGGLLSAIGVAGMSRMMQANVIATSGRAVEAAGDVDVLLLDKTGTITLGNRQASSFVPAPGVTEEALADGAQLSSLADETPEGRSIVVLAKQRFNIRQRDMHTLHATFLAFSAQSRMSGVDLPGREIRKGAADAIKHYVEVHGGKFAAEVDQAVTDIARRGSTPLVVAEKGEGAARVLGVIELKDIVKGGIKERFAELRKMGIKTVMVTGDNRLTAAAIAAEAGVDDFLSEATPEAKLKTIRAHQAEGRLVAMTGDGTNDAPALAQADVAVAMNTGTQAAKEAGNMVDLDSNPTKLIEIVEIGKQMLMTRGSLTTFSIANDVAKYFAIIPAAFATTYPQLRVLDVMHLTSPSSAILSAVIFNALIIVALIPLALKGVKYRPLGASALLRRNLLIYGLGGILLPFPFIKLIDMVLTACGWA; encoded by the coding sequence ATGTTCGACCCGGCGATCGTGAAGCCGGCGCTCGCCGATTCGTTCAAGAAGCTCGCGCCGCGCCATCAGTTGCGCAACCCCGTGATGTTCTGCGTGTACGTCGGCAGCATTCTGACGACGATCCTCTGGGCCGCCGCGCTCGGCGGGCAGGCCGAGGCGCCCGCGGGCTTCATCCTCGCGATCGCGCTGTGGCTGTGGTTCACGGTGCTGTTCGCGAACTTCGCCGAGGCGCTCGCCGAAGGCCGCTCGAAGGCGCAAGCCGCGTCGCTCAAGAGCGCGAAACACAACGTGGTCGCGAAGAAGCTCCAGGAGCCCCATCCGAAAGCCGCAGTGCGCATCATGGCCGCAAGCGATCTGCGCCGCGAAGACGTCGTGCTCGTCGAAGCAGGCGATACGATCCCGGCCGACGGCGAAGTGGTCGAAGGCGTCGCGTCGGTCGACGAATCGGCGATCACAGGCGAATCCGCGCCGGTGATTCGTGAATCGGGCGGCGACTTCTCGTCGGTGACGGGCGGCACGCGCGTGCTGTCGGACTGGATCGTCGTGAAGGTGACAGCGAACCCGGGCGAAGCGTTCCTTGATCGCATGATCGCGATGGTCGAAGGCGCGAAGCGTCAGAAGACGCCGAACGAAATCGCACTGACGATTCTGCTCGTCGCATTGACGATCGTGCTCTTGCTCGCCACCGCCACGCTGTTGCCGTTTTCGAAGTTCGCCGTCGAAGCGGTGAAGACTGGACACGTCGTGACGATTACCGCGCTCGTCGCGCTGCTCGTCTGCCTGATTCCGACGACGATCGGCGGCTTGCTGTCGGCAATCGGCGTCGCGGGCATGAGCCGCATGATGCAAGCGAACGTGATCGCCACCTCGGGCCGCGCGGTCGAAGCGGCCGGCGACGTCGACGTGCTGCTGCTCGACAAGACCGGCACGATTACGCTCGGCAATCGGCAAGCCTCTTCATTCGTTCCGGCACCGGGCGTCACCGAAGAAGCGCTCGCCGACGGTGCGCAACTGTCGTCGCTGGCCGACGAAACGCCGGAAGGCCGCAGCATCGTCGTGCTGGCGAAGCAGCGTTTCAACATCCGTCAGCGCGACATGCATACGTTGCACGCGACGTTCCTCGCATTCAGCGCGCAATCGCGCATGAGCGGCGTGGATCTGCCTGGCCGCGAGATCCGCAAGGGCGCAGCAGATGCGATCAAGCACTATGTCGAAGTGCACGGCGGCAAGTTCGCGGCCGAAGTCGATCAAGCGGTGACCGACATCGCACGCCGCGGCAGCACGCCGCTCGTGGTTGCCGAAAAAGGCGAAGGCGCGGCACGCGTGCTCGGCGTGATCGAGTTGAAGGACATCGTCAAGGGCGGCATCAAGGAGCGTTTCGCCGAGCTGCGCAAGATGGGCATCAAGACCGTGATGGTGACGGGCGACAACCGCCTGACCGCCGCCGCGATCGCAGCCGAAGCAGGCGTCGACGACTTCCTCTCCGAGGCCACGCCGGAGGCGAAGCTCAAGACGATTCGCGCCCATCAGGCCGAAGGCCGTCTCGTCGCGATGACCGGCGACGGCACCAACGACGCCCCCGCGCTCGCGCAGGCCGACGTCGCGGTGGCGATGAACACGGGCACGCAGGCGGCGAAAGAAGCGGGCAACATGGTCGATCTCGATTCGAACCCGACCAAGCTCATCGAGATCGTCGAGATCGGCAAGCAGATGCTGATGACGCGCGGCTCGCTCACGACCTTCTCGATTGCGAACGACGTCGCGAAGTACTTCGCGATCATCCCGGCCGCATTCGCGACGACGTACCCGCAACTGCGCGTGCTCGACGTGATGCATTTGACGTCGCCGTCCTCGGCGATCCTGTCGGCGGTGATCTTCAACGCGCTGATCATCGTCGCGTTGATCCCGCTCGCGCTCAAGGGCGTGAAATACCGTCCGCTGGGGGCCTCGGCGCTGCTGCGTCGCAACCTGCTGATCTACGGCCTCGGCGGCATTCTGTTGCCGTTCCCGTTCATCAAGCTGATCGACATGGTCCTGACGGCGTGCGGATGGGCTTGA
- a CDS encoding AbrB/MazE/SpoVT family DNA-binding domain-containing protein, producing the protein MELKIQKWGNSAAVRLPSVLLEQINASVGSSLSADVRPDGVLLSPARRKYSLDDLIAQCDKKASLPADMAAWGEVKPVGREAW; encoded by the coding sequence ATGGAACTCAAGATTCAAAAGTGGGGCAATAGTGCGGCAGTGCGTTTACCTAGCGTGCTGCTCGAACAGATCAACGCGTCGGTCGGCAGCTCGTTGAGCGCAGACGTGCGCCCGGATGGCGTGTTGCTTTCTCCGGCTCGCCGCAAATATTCGCTCGACGATCTCATTGCCCAATGCGACAAGAAAGCGTCATTGCCGGCCGATATGGCGGCCTGGGGCGAGGTCAAACCGGTCGGGCGTGAAGCATGGTGA
- a CDS encoding type II toxin-antitoxin system ChpB family toxin codes for MVRRVKFERGDIVRVSLNPTIGREQQGDFRPALVLSPAAFNSLGVALVAPITQGGDFARFAGFAVPLSGSGTETQGVALVNMVRMLDLDARGARKVERAPLEVVEDALARLQTIIE; via the coding sequence ATGGTGAGGCGGGTCAAGTTCGAGCGGGGCGATATCGTGCGCGTGAGCCTGAATCCAACTATCGGTCGTGAGCAGCAAGGTGATTTTCGCCCAGCCCTCGTGCTCTCTCCGGCGGCGTTCAATTCCCTGGGCGTGGCGCTCGTCGCTCCGATCACGCAGGGCGGGGACTTCGCCCGCTTTGCAGGCTTCGCGGTGCCGCTTTCCGGCTCGGGAACCGAGACGCAGGGCGTTGCCCTCGTGAACATGGTGCGTATGCTCGATCTGGACGCGCGCGGCGCGCGCAAGGTTGAACGCGCGCCGCTCGAGGTGGTCGAGGACGCGCTGGCGCGGCTTCAGACGATCATTGAGTAA
- a CDS encoding aspartate carbamoyltransferase encodes MTVPQQAFLRDAMRRMNMTRESFANRIGVSRRALDTWLLPEDSQESRAMPEIVQRFVSEIVVHGDHDEKATQSVHSGTLASQMLFEGKAQLLSVDQFSRESVEALFRVADIMQPIARRRKISRVLEGAVLGNLFFEASTRTRVSFGAAFCRLGGSVCDTTGFTFSSMAKGESIYDTSRVMSGYVDALVVRHPEQGSVAEFARATNVPVINGGDGPGEHPSQALLDLYTIQREFSRLGKIVDGAHIALVGDLKYGRTVHSLVKLLALYRGLKFTLVSPPTLEMPAYIVDQISRHGHVVEQTHDLATGLRGADVVYATRIQKERFTDESFEGYTPDFQINQALVDSVCGRDTLIMHPLPRDSRPGANDLSVDLNHDSRLAIFRQTDNGIPVRMAIFAVLLGVDHLVQHSMRDATWQPPAYLGPDDAVFHGID; translated from the coding sequence ATGACCGTGCCCCAGCAAGCCTTCCTGCGCGACGCCATGCGCCGCATGAACATGACCCGTGAAAGCTTTGCGAACCGCATCGGCGTCTCGCGCCGCGCCCTCGATACGTGGCTTTTGCCCGAGGACTCGCAGGAATCGCGCGCGATGCCGGAGATCGTGCAGCGGTTTGTGTCGGAGATCGTCGTTCACGGCGATCACGACGAAAAGGCTACGCAGAGCGTACATAGCGGAACGCTGGCGAGCCAGATGCTGTTCGAAGGCAAGGCGCAATTGCTGTCGGTCGATCAGTTCTCGCGCGAATCGGTCGAGGCGCTGTTCCGGGTCGCGGACATCATGCAGCCGATCGCCCGCCGCCGGAAAATCTCGCGCGTGCTCGAAGGCGCGGTGCTCGGCAACCTGTTCTTCGAAGCGAGCACGCGCACGCGCGTGTCGTTCGGCGCGGCGTTCTGCCGGCTCGGCGGCTCGGTGTGCGATACGACCGGCTTCACGTTCTCGTCGATGGCCAAGGGCGAATCGATCTACGACACGAGCCGCGTGATGAGCGGCTATGTCGACGCGCTCGTCGTGCGCCATCCCGAGCAAGGGTCGGTGGCCGAATTTGCGCGCGCGACAAACGTGCCGGTGATCAACGGCGGCGACGGCCCGGGCGAACACCCGAGCCAGGCGCTGCTCGACCTGTACACGATCCAGCGCGAGTTCTCGCGGCTCGGCAAGATCGTCGACGGCGCGCACATCGCGCTCGTCGGCGACCTCAAGTACGGGCGTACCGTGCATTCGCTCGTCAAGCTGCTCGCGCTCTATCGCGGCCTCAAGTTCACGCTGGTTTCGCCGCCGACGCTCGAGATGCCCGCGTATATCGTCGACCAGATCTCACGCCACGGACACGTCGTCGAACAGACGCACGACCTCGCGACGGGGCTGCGAGGCGCGGACGTCGTCTACGCGACGCGGATTCAGAAGGAGCGCTTCACCGACGAATCGTTCGAAGGCTACACGCCCGATTTCCAGATCAACCAAGCGCTGGTCGATTCGGTCTGCGGCCGCGACACGCTGATCATGCACCCGCTGCCGCGCGACAGCCGGCCGGGCGCGAACGACCTCTCCGTCGACCTGAATCACGATTCGCGGCTCGCAATCTTCCGGCAGACCGACAACGGCATTCCGGTTCGCATGGCGATTTTTGCGGTGCTGCTCGGCGTCGATCATCTGGTTCAGCATTCGATGCGCGATGCCACGTGGCAGCCGCCCGCGTATCTCGGGCCGGACGATGCGGTGTTTCATGGGATTGATTGA
- the dapA gene encoding 4-hydroxy-tetrahydrodipicolinate synthase, whose protein sequence is MSLFSGIWIPLVTPFNRGAVDYAALRSLVERYAKAGVSGLVALGTTGEPSALSEAESDEVLATILQAARGLPVMVGISGNQTARLVERVARINELPVAGILVSAPYYIRPSQAGLIDHFTQLADASAKPVVLYDIPYRTGVRIELDTLLTLAAHPRIQAIKDCAGSIETTLALILDGRLQVLAGDDSNIFHTLCMGGSGAIAASAHLRPERFVAMYRALAEGQLVEGRAIYHELAPLVRALGAEPNPAPVKAALAAQGLLRNELRAPMTCATEALGKRLAELVLD, encoded by the coding sequence ATGAGTTTGTTTTCAGGTATCTGGATTCCGCTGGTCACGCCGTTCAATCGCGGCGCCGTCGATTACGCTGCGTTGCGCTCGCTCGTCGAGCGCTATGCGAAGGCGGGGGTGTCGGGTCTGGTCGCGCTGGGCACGACGGGCGAGCCGAGCGCATTGAGCGAAGCGGAAAGCGACGAGGTGCTGGCGACGATTCTGCAGGCGGCGCGCGGGTTGCCGGTCATGGTGGGCATCTCGGGCAACCAGACCGCGCGGCTCGTCGAGCGCGTCGCGCGCATCAATGAACTGCCGGTAGCGGGGATTCTGGTGTCGGCGCCGTACTACATCCGGCCGTCGCAGGCGGGGCTGATCGACCATTTCACGCAGCTCGCGGACGCGAGCGCGAAGCCGGTCGTGCTCTACGACATTCCCTACCGGACCGGCGTGCGGATCGAACTCGATACGCTTTTGACGCTGGCCGCCCATCCGCGCATTCAGGCGATCAAGGATTGCGCGGGCTCGATCGAGACCACGCTCGCGTTGATTCTCGACGGTCGGCTGCAAGTGCTGGCCGGCGACGACAGCAATATCTTCCATACGCTGTGCATGGGCGGCAGCGGGGCCATCGCCGCTTCGGCGCATCTGCGGCCGGAGCGTTTCGTTGCGATGTACCGCGCGCTGGCGGAAGGGCAGCTCGTCGAGGGCAGGGCGATTTATCACGAGCTCGCGCCGCTCGTGCGTGCGCTGGGCGCGGAGCCGAATCCGGCGCCGGTCAAGGCGGCGCTGGCCGCGCAGGGGCTGTTGCGCAACGAACTGCGCGCGCCGATGACTTGCGCGACTGAAGCGCTCGGCAAGCGGCTTGCCGAACTCGTGCTCGATTGA
- a CDS encoding rhodanese-like domain-containing protein — protein MTTPVASFETRRSILSAVTDIAPADSAAALAHFQASLRFETDCADVHQALASGTPDFILLDVRGPALFASGHVAGAINLPHGKIVASKLQDFAPDTVFVTYCAGPHCNGATRGAIRLAQLGRPVKVMTGGITGWIDEGFALVTPEPAQML, from the coding sequence ATGACGACTCCCGTTGCTTCATTCGAAACAAGGAGATCGATCTTGTCCGCCGTCACCGACATCGCCCCCGCCGACAGCGCAGCCGCGCTCGCCCACTTCCAAGCGAGCCTGCGCTTCGAAACCGACTGCGCCGACGTGCATCAGGCGCTCGCCTCCGGCACGCCTGACTTCATCCTGCTCGACGTGCGCGGCCCCGCGCTATTCGCGAGCGGGCATGTCGCCGGCGCGATCAACCTGCCGCACGGCAAGATCGTCGCGTCGAAGCTGCAGGACTTCGCGCCCGATACCGTGTTCGTCACCTATTGCGCGGGCCCGCACTGCAACGGCGCGACCCGCGGCGCGATCCGGCTCGCGCAATTGGGGCGGCCCGTGAAGGTGATGACGGGCGGCATCACGGGCTGGATCGACGAGGGGTTTGCGCTCGTCACGCCTGAGCCGGCGCAGATGCTGTAA
- the ftrA gene encoding transcriptional regulator FtrA: MDNHLVVALAYDRLCTFEFGCVVELFALPRPELEIGWYRFAVCAAESGPIRAAGGITIEAPYTLKLLDRAQTIVIPGWRDADETPPEPLLRKLRAAYRRGARMCSICSGVFVLAAAGVLDNKRVTTHWRYADKLKQRYPSLQVEPDALYVDEGQIVTSAGSAAGLDMLLHVVRSDHGSAVANRVAQRLVVPPHREGGQAQFVPRPMPPGDSSRIAKLMDWVRERPALPHTLASLAERAAMSPRTLQRQFLEATGFGPYEWLIRERVAVAKEMLEAAAAAAAMPMASVAERAGFGSEESLRRHFRRIALTSPAAYRREFGASSAGRAED, from the coding sequence ATGGACAATCATCTCGTCGTCGCGCTTGCTTACGATCGCCTCTGCACCTTCGAATTCGGCTGTGTCGTCGAACTGTTCGCGCTGCCGCGCCCGGAACTCGAGATCGGCTGGTACCGCTTCGCCGTTTGCGCGGCGGAATCCGGACCGATCCGCGCGGCAGGTGGCATTACGATCGAAGCGCCTTATACGCTGAAGCTGCTCGATCGCGCGCAGACGATCGTCATTCCCGGCTGGCGCGATGCCGACGAGACGCCGCCCGAACCGCTGTTGCGCAAGCTGCGCGCAGCCTATCGGCGCGGCGCGCGGATGTGCTCGATTTGCTCGGGCGTCTTCGTGCTGGCCGCGGCCGGCGTGCTCGACAACAAGCGTGTCACGACGCACTGGCGCTACGCCGACAAGCTCAAGCAGCGCTACCCGTCGTTGCAGGTCGAGCCCGATGCGCTCTATGTCGACGAAGGGCAGATCGTCACGTCCGCAGGGTCGGCGGCGGGGCTCGATATGCTGCTGCATGTCGTACGGAGCGACCATGGCAGCGCGGTCGCGAATCGTGTCGCGCAGCGTCTCGTGGTGCCGCCGCATCGCGAAGGCGGTCAGGCGCAATTCGTTCCGCGGCCGATGCCGCCCGGCGACAGCAGTCGCATCGCCAAGCTCATGGACTGGGTGCGCGAGCGTCCCGCGTTGCCGCATACGCTCGCGTCGCTTGCCGAGCGCGCGGCGATGAGTCCGCGCACGTTGCAGCGTCAGTTTCTCGAGGCGACCGGGTTCGGTCCGTACGAGTGGCTGATTCGCGAGCGCGTGGCCGTCGCGAAGGAGATGCTCGAAGCGGCGGCGGCGGCGGCGGCGATGCCGATGGCGAGCGTCGCCGAGCGCGCGGGCTTTGGGTCGGAAGAATCGTTGCGCCGGCACTTCCGCCGTATCGCGTTGACGAGCCCCGCCGCCTACCGGCGCGAGTTTGGCGCAAGCTCGGCGGGGCGCGCGGAGGACTAG